In the Fibrobacter sp. genome, one interval contains:
- a CDS encoding esterase, with protein MRLFGLATFGLATALAVGANAFVLTGSVSDTKGKAVKGASVKLVGTEYSTSTDGVGSFTLRDKPMNTDPVDEPSDPSQPTDPAAIRNVVNPGYVGVNNGVLSFSQASSGPVEVQIFDAMGFRVMDKNLYGSGSVDLRGFVKAEGTYFARVKMGNAIQNMKFTARGTYGASYGNPVVHALKKDAAGGNLQVVADGFDTLNVALANLDTNVELTLEKAAGVEEQFDFGWAKGNAPVPTRGCGKTWNRVKSGSYDFQWSKGKRTIRIDIPDNYDNNKPYRLVFGMHCMGGWAGGVQQEGYYGMKPLDTEKTTIFVAPEGNGNQAPWAQDDYILFDELLADLQSNLCIDSSRVFSAGFSYGSMFTNGLSRDHQHVLRGVAAYETAEINIYVPPHSGKSIAWMGVLGLQDDLCRPDLGRAARNTALKHNGPNFTDASGEQAEEYKGSGPHLCYDYKTVDERFPVKWCTQNGGHIWDHKDPGQTKSWVPQVTWEFFTQF; from the coding sequence ATGAGACTGTTTGGTTTGGCTACCTTTGGCCTGGCAACAGCTTTGGCTGTAGGCGCAAATGCATTTGTTTTGACAGGTTCTGTGTCCGATACCAAGGGCAAGGCTGTCAAGGGGGCTTCCGTCAAATTGGTCGGTACTGAATATTCTACAAGTACCGATGGCGTTGGTAGCTTTACGCTTCGCGATAAGCCCATGAATACAGATCCTGTGGATGAACCTAGTGATCCCTCACAGCCTACTGATCCTGCAGCAATCCGTAATGTTGTGAACCCGGGTTACGTGGGTGTCAATAATGGCGTTCTTTCTTTTTCCCAGGCAAGTTCGGGCCCTGTAGAAGTGCAGATTTTTGATGCCATGGGTTTTCGCGTCATGGACAAGAATCTTTACGGTTCCGGCTCTGTAGATCTCCGCGGTTTTGTAAAGGCTGAAGGAACTTACTTTGCCCGAGTCAAGATGGGCAATGCCATTCAGAATATGAAGTTTACTGCTCGTGGCACTTATGGCGCTTCCTACGGCAACCCTGTTGTACACGCCTTGAAGAAGGATGCTGCCGGCGGAAATCTCCAGGTGGTGGCTGATGGCTTCGACACCTTGAATGTAGCCCTTGCCAATCTGGATACCAACGTGGAACTGACCTTGGAAAAGGCTGCCGGTGTTGAAGAACAGTTTGACTTTGGCTGGGCCAAGGGCAATGCTCCCGTTCCTACCCGCGGTTGCGGCAAGACCTGGAACCGCGTGAAGTCTGGTAGCTATGATTTCCAGTGGAGCAAGGGTAAGCGAACCATCCGAATCGACATTCCCGACAACTACGACAACAACAAGCCTTATCGCCTTGTGTTCGGTATGCACTGCATGGGCGGCTGGGCAGGTGGCGTTCAGCAGGAAGGCTACTATGGCATGAAGCCTCTGGACACAGAAAAGACCACTATCTTTGTGGCTCCCGAGGGTAACGGCAATCAGGCTCCCTGGGCTCAGGATGACTACATCCTCTTCGATGAACTTTTGGCTGATCTCCAGAGCAATCTCTGCATTGACTCTTCCCGCGTGTTCTCCGCCGGCTTCAGCTATGGCTCCATGTTCACCAACGGCCTTTCCCGCGACCATCAGCATGTGCTTCGTGGTGTAGCAGCTTACGAAACGGCTGAAATCAACATTTATGTTCCGCCTCACTCCGGCAAGTCCATTGCCTGGATGGGTGTGCTTGGCCTGCAGGACGACCTGTGCCGTCCGGACCTTGGTCGTGCAGCACGTAACACAGCCCTCAAGCACAATGGCCCGAACTTTACGGATGCCAGCGGCGAACAGGCCGAAGAATACAAGGGCTCCGGTCCTCATCTCTGCTATGACTACAAGACTGTGGATGAACGCTTCCCTGTGAAGTGGTGTACTCAGAACGGTGGCCATATCTGGGACCACAAGGATCCTGGCCAGACCAAGTCCTGGGTACCTCAGGTAACATGGGAATTCTTCACCCAGTTCTAA
- a CDS encoding BatD family protein — protein sequence MKRFLFACLSLAMIANARPSLQLDRERIEAGKAFGLQLVYPLQEIPENRASLQLEPQNGFVFSGIDSTDQVIRPGFDDMFDSFFGGGRNRAGYKARVYTFKMKAPKKTGQINVGQISWVIDGQHHTIAGNIPVNVQRAYSDDALTVSLKPSKTTIYEGEQIYVTLGFHTYEHFEGNLQATDMNTGDDFIVHRSDLSEMKFEPVENARRELQASAKFAWLSPTKSGSLQIPPFKFKYTKRGEPKVVEESKQMGGMSFSSRSVKQESIDAEATTPTVKITVKPLPEEGKPADFDRMVGNYSFSAEFDKTNLKVGEALTLNINIKGDGLPGSITDPKLPDFSDFRSVPPETNISKKISGSKVITTKSIKVFLYPKKKGTFTIPEIKYSWFNPTKKKYETAVAGPWDIEVEKGDATAEAIFQSPVASNNGPAAVQKQEIEALGSDIRFIHSIKGISDNAAPYKSILYWILFAAAIPFYFIVTVAVKTKRKQNSNAALVRKGKANKQLKARFANANAALQKGDAKALFAALENGLVDYLSDLTNTEFKGMTRPQMKQELESRGVKAETIAAIDSWLEKCAFARFAPVNPSAEEQKQMLADVEKLCENLGSLK from the coding sequence ATGAAACGATTTTTGTTTGCATGTCTTAGCTTGGCGATGATTGCGAATGCCCGTCCCTCCCTCCAATTGGACCGGGAGCGTATTGAAGCGGGCAAGGCCTTTGGATTACAGCTTGTATACCCTCTGCAGGAAATCCCCGAAAACAGGGCCTCCCTGCAGCTCGAACCGCAAAACGGATTCGTCTTCTCGGGTATTGACAGTACCGACCAGGTTATCCGTCCCGGATTCGACGACATGTTCGATTCCTTCTTTGGCGGTGGTCGAAACCGCGCCGGCTACAAGGCACGTGTATACACCTTCAAAATGAAGGCTCCCAAGAAAACTGGCCAGATCAACGTGGGCCAAATTTCCTGGGTCATTGACGGGCAACACCATACCATTGCAGGGAACATTCCCGTCAACGTTCAGCGCGCCTACTCCGACGACGCCCTGACCGTCTCCCTAAAGCCCAGTAAGACCACCATCTACGAAGGCGAACAGATCTACGTTACCCTGGGTTTCCACACCTACGAGCATTTCGAAGGCAACCTGCAGGCAACAGACATGAACACCGGCGACGACTTCATCGTCCATCGCAGTGATCTTTCCGAAATGAAGTTTGAACCTGTGGAGAACGCCCGCCGCGAACTTCAGGCAAGCGCCAAGTTCGCCTGGCTCTCTCCCACCAAGAGCGGCTCCCTCCAGATTCCGCCCTTCAAGTTCAAGTACACCAAGAGAGGCGAACCCAAGGTTGTCGAAGAAAGCAAGCAGATGGGCGGCATGTCCTTCTCTAGCCGAAGCGTCAAGCAGGAATCCATCGACGCCGAAGCCACCACCCCCACAGTAAAGATTACCGTAAAGCCCCTGCCGGAAGAAGGCAAACCCGCCGATTTCGATCGCATGGTTGGCAACTACAGCTTTAGCGCGGAATTCGACAAGACCAACCTGAAGGTAGGCGAAGCCCTGACCCTGAACATCAACATCAAGGGCGACGGCCTTCCCGGTTCCATTACAGACCCCAAGCTCCCCGACTTCAGCGATTTCCGCTCGGTACCTCCCGAGACCAACATCAGCAAGAAGATTTCTGGAAGCAAGGTCATTACCACCAAGAGCATCAAGGTATTCCTGTATCCCAAGAAAAAGGGAACCTTCACCATTCCAGAAATCAAGTATTCCTGGTTCAACCCTACAAAGAAGAAGTACGAAACTGCAGTAGCCGGCCCCTGGGATATCGAAGTTGAAAAGGGTGACGCCACTGCCGAGGCCATTTTCCAGTCTCCTGTAGCAAGCAATAACGGCCCAGCCGCCGTTCAAAAGCAGGAAATCGAGGCCCTGGGTTCCGACATCCGTTTCATCCACAGCATCAAGGGCATTTCCGATAACGCAGCCCCCTACAAGAGCATCCTCTACTGGATTCTCTTTGCCGCAGCAATTCCCTTCTACTTTATTGTTACTGTCGCGGTCAAGACCAAGCGCAAGCAGAATAGCAACGCCGCCCTGGTCCGTAAGGGCAAGGCCAACAAGCAACTGAAGGCACGATTCGCCAACGCCAATGCCGCTCTCCAGAAGGGCGACGCAAAGGCTCTGTTTGCCGCATTGGAAAACGGTCTTGTAGATTACCTCAGCGACCTCACCAATACAGAATTCAAGGGTATGACCCGTCCCCAGATGAAACAGGAACTTGAATCCAGGGGCGTCAAGGCAGAAACCATCGCCGCCATCGACAGTTGGCTTGAGAAGTGCGCCTTTGCAAGATTCGCTCCGGTGAACCCCTCCGCAGAGGAACAGAAGCAAATGCTTGCCGATGTGGAAAAGCTCTGCGAAAACCTTGGAAGTTTGAAATAA
- a CDS encoding CofH family radical SAM protein: MNELLQKAIDGAKSSDPSRFRLSPAEGLEILKNIPWTQVVEAADQVRHAKLPGNRVGYTAFRIVNYTNVCEITCSFCSFCRPYHSPEAYVLSLDEIRQKTIEAKAKGADQIFLQGGVNKDIPLSYYTDVLKMLTQEMGVTVRGFSPVELVRMAEFNNMELDELLDILKDAGLSSVPGAGAEILSDRMRQMLSPKKLTAQKWCDTLAACHRKGLPGSANIVFGSIETPEEVIEHLEYVRKTQDLARKANVAGFNSFVVWTFQPQTDKFPIRHVQGDEYLKLLALSRLYLDNIPHIEVSLLGMGLSLGELGLHSGADDINSIVIEENVLTNHGLTSIEQAETFIKNAGFVPYRRDLNFTCDK; the protein is encoded by the coding sequence ATGAATGAATTACTGCAAAAAGCAATTGACGGTGCCAAGAGCTCTGATCCGTCAAGATTTCGCCTCAGCCCTGCCGAAGGCCTGGAAATCCTAAAGAACATTCCCTGGACCCAGGTAGTGGAGGCAGCCGATCAGGTACGACACGCCAAGCTCCCAGGAAACAGGGTGGGCTACACCGCCTTCAGGATTGTGAACTACACCAACGTCTGCGAAATCACCTGCAGTTTCTGCAGTTTCTGCCGCCCGTACCACAGCCCCGAAGCGTACGTCCTTTCTCTGGACGAAATCCGCCAGAAAACCATAGAAGCCAAGGCCAAGGGCGCAGACCAGATCTTTTTGCAGGGAGGCGTCAACAAGGACATCCCTCTTAGCTACTACACCGATGTACTGAAAATGCTCACCCAGGAAATGGGCGTCACCGTCCGCGGTTTCTCGCCCGTGGAACTGGTCCGTATGGCTGAGTTTAACAACATGGAGCTGGACGAACTTCTTGACATTCTCAAGGATGCAGGCCTCAGCTCCGTTCCAGGTGCAGGTGCAGAAATTTTAAGCGACCGTATGCGTCAGATGCTCTCCCCCAAGAAGCTTACCGCGCAGAAATGGTGCGACACGCTGGCCGCCTGCCACAGGAAGGGCCTTCCCGGCAGCGCCAACATCGTGTTCGGTAGCATCGAAACTCCGGAAGAAGTCATCGAGCATCTGGAATACGTCCGCAAGACCCAGGACCTGGCCCGAAAAGCCAACGTTGCCGGCTTTAACAGCTTTGTGGTATGGACTTTCCAACCCCAGACAGACAAGTTCCCCATCCGTCACGTCCAAGGGGATGAGTACCTCAAGCTTTTAGCTCTTTCCCGACTGTACCTGGACAACATCCCCCATATTGAGGTATCCCTGCTGGGGATGGGGCTATCTTTAGGTGAATTAGGTCTTCATTCCGGCGCCGACGACATCAACAGCATCGTTATTGAAGAAAATGTGCTTACAAATCACGGACTCACATCCATCGAACAGGCAGAAACCTTCATCAAAAATGCAGGTTTTGTCCCGTACCGTCGCGATTTGAACTTCACTTGCGACAAATAA
- a CDS encoding tetratricopeptide repeat protein: MKNVLKIWLAAALLCVAGLGSANAKEASCPGIEAGAKAYNENDFERAVDEWRSCVDNGIQDADLYYNLGNAYFRSTKLGFAIFYYKSALRLRPNDPDIQHNLAYAQAMTKDKVEEDDEENPLLAGLFKAHHALSLKVQLFILLGLFWIIVLAAVGNKISVSEKARNVFMGTIFALTAIFCVIAASAGYKVFVAETEITGVVTAADADVTSAPSDKSQTLNTLSEGTSFEVLSEQGQFVEIRLGEKVKGFVKHSDVGIIK; encoded by the coding sequence ATGAAGAACGTTCTTAAAATCTGGTTGGCCGCAGCCCTGCTATGCGTTGCAGGACTGGGCTCCGCAAACGCCAAGGAAGCTTCCTGCCCGGGAATCGAAGCAGGCGCCAAGGCCTACAATGAAAATGATTTCGAAAGAGCCGTAGACGAATGGCGCAGTTGTGTAGACAACGGCATCCAGGATGCAGACCTTTACTACAATCTAGGCAACGCCTACTTCCGTAGCACCAAGCTGGGCTTCGCCATTTTCTACTACAAGTCAGCCTTGCGCCTCCGTCCGAACGATCCAGACATTCAGCACAACCTGGCTTACGCCCAGGCCATGACCAAGGACAAGGTCGAGGAGGATGACGAAGAGAACCCCCTGCTTGCAGGACTTTTCAAGGCTCATCACGCCTTGAGTCTTAAAGTTCAGTTGTTCATTCTGCTCGGTCTCTTCTGGATTATCGTTCTCGCTGCCGTGGGCAACAAGATTTCCGTAAGCGAAAAGGCAAGGAACGTATTCATGGGAACCATCTTCGCCCTGACCGCAATCTTCTGCGTCATCGCAGCAAGCGCCGGCTACAAGGTGTTTGTCGCTGAAACTGAAATCACTGGAGTCGTCACCGCCGCAGACGCCGACGTCACCAGCGCTCCAAGCGACAAGTCCCAAACCCTAAACACCCTCTCCGAAGGAACCTCCTTCGAAGTTCTTTCCGAACAGGGGCAGTTCGTAGAAATCCGTCTTGGCGAAAAAGTCAAGGGATTCGTAAAACATAGCGACGTGGGAATCATCAAGTAA